A single genomic interval of Rhododendron vialii isolate Sample 1 chromosome 3a, ASM3025357v1 harbors:
- the LOC131319917 gene encoding autophagy-related protein 13a-like isoform X1: MDLQGNVQREYGRFEQIVSHFLSKSLHIILDSRVPSIFPNGHNPLLGTPVKKSDKWFTLILGDGPACLENLSLWHRNLTEPMIIDIVLVQEVPDSSSDHNPTITFGMGMYVETLIERWVVRYEDSRTVFPCVVESSSSYKKTYKKSIILLRSLYSLMRLLPACRPFQKLCSSTRASDFDISYKVSSFTAPFSREELEVMKIYQFTPVDAPEGRLFISLTYRDDLSCFNFDTSIAYPPQIITDYFA, from the coding sequence ACAAATAGTTTCGCATTTCCTATCGAAAAGCTTGCATATTATATTAGACTCTAGGGTTCCTTCAATTTTTCCAAATGGTCACAATCCGTTGTTGGGCACTCCGGTGAAGAAGAGCGATAAATGGTTCACCTTAATACTCGGAGATGGTCCTGCTTGTTTGGAGAATTTGAGTTTGTGGCACAGAAATTTGACAGAACCAATGATAATCGACATAGTACTTGTTCAAGAAGTGCCTGATTCTTCATCTGATCACAACCCAACCATAACGTTTGGAATGGGAATGTATGTTGAGACACTAATAGAAAGATGGGTTGTTCGGTATGAGGATAGCAGGACAGTGTTTCCTTGTGTTGTGGAATCTTCGTCTTCttacaagaaaacatacaagAAGTCAATCATACTTTTGCGTTCCCTTTATTCATTGATGAGGCTCCTACCAGCATGTCGACCCTTCCAGAAGCTGTGTTCATCAACTCGAGCTTCAGATTTTGATATCAGTTACAAggtttcttcatttactgctccATTTTCGAGGGAAGAGTTGGAAGTGATGAAGATATATCAGTTTACCCCAGTAGATGCACCAGAAGGTCGCCTTTTCATATCCTTGACTTATCGTGATGATCTGTCTTGTTTCAACTTCGACACTTCTATTGCATATCCACCACAAATTATTACAGATTATTTTGCATGA
- the LOC131319917 gene encoding autophagy-related protein 13a-like isoform X2 — translation MDLQGNVQREYGRFEQIVSHFLSKSLHIILDSRVPSIFPNGHNPLLGTPVKKSDKWFTLILGDGPACLENLSLWHRNLTEPMIIDIVLVQEVPDSSSDHNPTITFGMGMYVETLIERWVVRYEDSRTVFPCVVESSSSYKKTYKKSIILLRSLYSLMRLLPACRPFQKLCSSTRASDFDISYKVSSFTAPFSREELEVMKIYQFTPVDAPEGSLYSIEGCAFRR, via the exons ACAAATAGTTTCGCATTTCCTATCGAAAAGCTTGCATATTATATTAGACTCTAGGGTTCCTTCAATTTTTCCAAATGGTCACAATCCGTTGTTGGGCACTCCGGTGAAGAAGAGCGATAAATGGTTCACCTTAATACTCGGAGATGGTCCTGCTTGTTTGGAGAATTTGAGTTTGTGGCACAGAAATTTGACAGAACCAATGATAATCGACATAGTACTTGTTCAAGAAGTGCCTGATTCTTCATCTGATCACAACCCAACCATAACGTTTGGAATGGGAATGTATGTTGAGACACTAATAGAAAGATGGGTTGTTCGGTATGAGGATAGCAGGACAGTGTTTCCTTGTGTTGTGGAATCTTCGTCTTCttacaagaaaacatacaagAAGTCAATCATACTTTTGCGTTCCCTTTATTCATTGATGAGGCTCCTACCAGCATGTCGACCCTTCCAGAAGCTGTGTTCATCAACTCGAGCTTCAGATTTTGATATCAGTTACAAggtttcttcatttactgctccATTTTCGAGGGAAGAGTTGGAAGTGATGAAGATATATCAGTTTACCCCAGTAGATGCACCAGAAG GTAGTTTATACAGTATAGAAGGTTGTGCTTTTCGGAGGTGA
- the LOC131319917 gene encoding autophagy-related protein 13a-like isoform X3, whose translation MDLQGNVQREYGRFEQIVSHFLSKSLHIILDSRVPSIFPNGHNPLLGTPVKKSDKWFTLILGDGPACLENLSLWHRNLTEPMIIDIVLVQEVPDSSSDHNPTITFGMGMYVETLIERWVVRYEDSRTVFPCVVESSSSYKKTYKKSIILLRSLYSLMRLLPACRPFQKLCSSTRASDFDISYKVSSFTAPFSREELEVMKIYQFTPVDAPEGYTLGTGKFE comes from the exons ACAAATAGTTTCGCATTTCCTATCGAAAAGCTTGCATATTATATTAGACTCTAGGGTTCCTTCAATTTTTCCAAATGGTCACAATCCGTTGTTGGGCACTCCGGTGAAGAAGAGCGATAAATGGTTCACCTTAATACTCGGAGATGGTCCTGCTTGTTTGGAGAATTTGAGTTTGTGGCACAGAAATTTGACAGAACCAATGATAATCGACATAGTACTTGTTCAAGAAGTGCCTGATTCTTCATCTGATCACAACCCAACCATAACGTTTGGAATGGGAATGTATGTTGAGACACTAATAGAAAGATGGGTTGTTCGGTATGAGGATAGCAGGACAGTGTTTCCTTGTGTTGTGGAATCTTCGTCTTCttacaagaaaacatacaagAAGTCAATCATACTTTTGCGTTCCCTTTATTCATTGATGAGGCTCCTACCAGCATGTCGACCCTTCCAGAAGCTGTGTTCATCAACTCGAGCTTCAGATTTTGATATCAGTTACAAggtttcttcatttactgctccATTTTCGAGGGAAGAGTTGGAAGTGATGAAGATATATCAGTTTACCCCAGTAGATGCACCAGAAG GCTATACTCTTGGAACGGGTAAGTTTGAATAA